In Chryseobacterium camelliae, one DNA window encodes the following:
- a CDS encoding urea carboxylase-associated family protein codes for MNTIPPRSGTAFILKKGERLRVTDIQGEQVSDFICFNQHDTKEYLSSGRTIDYAETIFLTKGNPFYSNRSNIMFDIVEDTVGRHDFLLTPCSADTFRIIYGDANPHRGCFGNLCEALQPFGISPDEIPICFNIFMHVAVDGETGRISVLPPKSKAGDHIIIEAKMDLIVGITACSAEMSNNYSFKPIGYAVESH; via the coding sequence ATGAATACTATACCACCACGCAGCGGAACAGCCTTTATCCTAAAAAAGGGAGAGCGTCTCAGGGTAACCGATATCCAGGGGGAACAGGTTTCCGATTTTATCTGCTTTAATCAGCATGATACCAAAGAATATCTATCTTCCGGCAGGACCATCGATTATGCCGAAACCATTTTCCTGACAAAAGGCAATCCGTTTTATTCCAACCGGAGCAATATTATGTTTGATATTGTGGAAGATACTGTTGGCCGGCACGATTTTCTCCTTACGCCGTGCAGTGCAGATACATTCCGTATTATCTACGGCGATGCAAATCCGCACCGGGGATGCTTCGGAAATCTTTGTGAGGCGCTGCAGCCCTTTGGTATCAGCCCGGATGAAATTCCCATCTGCTTCAATATCTTTATGCATGTCGCGGTAGATGGTGAAACAGGCAGGATCAGTGTGCTGCCGCCAAAAAGCAAAGCCGGTGACCACATTATTATAGAAGCCAAAATGGACCTGATTGTAGGAATTACAGCCTGTTCAGCAGAGATGTCAAATAATTATTCCTTCAAGCCTATCGGTTATGCCGTAGAATCACACTAG
- the gntA gene encoding guanitoxin biosynthesis heme-dependent pre-guanitoxin N-hydroxylase GntA, translated as MTPTTITTKTDPVLISENHQEIAKEAFRTFIDDASFPCVAAKAALNRDQMKLFVAGHIACPKDDRQILEFIYDFVDSYRNAENHFHTACVIFPDAGGIDEMMFERLLWMRLQALSDLDGENYPYDQRVSPDPQSDQFSFSLKEEAFFVIGLNPASSRPARRFKYPAIVFNPHQQFEELRHLKRYDKMKNIVRKRDEALSGSINPMLQDFGASSEVYQYSGMQYDSSWECPFKPKHL; from the coding sequence ATGACACCCACCACAATCACAACCAAAACAGATCCTGTTCTGATATCAGAAAATCATCAGGAAATAGCAAAAGAAGCTTTCAGGACATTTATTGACGATGCTTCCTTTCCCTGTGTTGCTGCCAAAGCTGCACTTAACAGGGACCAGATGAAACTTTTTGTTGCCGGGCATATAGCCTGTCCGAAAGATGACCGGCAGATCCTGGAATTTATCTATGATTTTGTAGATTCTTACCGAAATGCTGAAAATCATTTCCATACGGCCTGTGTTATTTTCCCTGACGCCGGCGGAATAGATGAGATGATGTTTGAACGTTTACTATGGATGCGCCTCCAGGCACTTTCCGATCTTGACGGAGAAAATTATCCTTACGATCAAAGAGTCAGCCCGGATCCCCAATCTGACCAGTTCAGTTTCAGCCTGAAAGAAGAAGCGTTTTTCGTGATCGGTCTCAATCCGGCCAGCAGCCGGCCTGCCCGCAGATTCAAATATCCGGCTATTGTCTTTAATCCCCACCAGCAGTTTGAGGAACTGCGTCATCTGAAACGGTATGATAAAATGAAAAATATCGTCCGTAAGAGAGATGAGGCACTCAGCGGATCCATTAATCCTATGCTTCAGGATTTCGGGGCGTCCTCTGAGGTATATCAATATAGTGGAATGCAATACGACAGCAGCTGGGAATGTCCTTTTAAACCTAAACATTTATGA
- a CDS encoding alpha/beta hydrolase encodes MKKFINLFFAVILMIILLLCTLLTLSVYLKWPMYVSGYSSLFETQFNSRFILLALVLCIIAFLYFKKQDTGKKIWKFNLILGILFLAGQLIFMLIMLRTATRYDAKVSVITSLKGYEKPIRPNETHHYLTIYNEKQLFDVYRPANPSGKPTIPVVLVHGGAFIEGKRDQLGYAANWFTQRGYTSFGIEYPLAKKDRQTYESAVNSVATCMSYIRKHAQQFNIDPSKMILVGGSAGGGLVMQADIGLRDGVVHSYDGSRVAPPAAVIALYPPVSLSDLYQKLREGKTVDLYDPMNKYMGGSPAQFPERFRQLNLIDHLSEGISPTLILTGEIDHVVNVEAIRNFVKKSRELKLPVTYVEMPYGEHAYDANPNSIAGQMTWAEITAFLKRNHLAE; translated from the coding sequence ATGAAAAAGTTTATCAACCTGTTTTTTGCAGTTATACTGATGATCATCCTGCTTCTGTGCACACTTTTAACCCTTTCGGTTTACCTGAAATGGCCTATGTATGTAAGCGGGTACAGCAGCCTGTTCGAAACACAGTTCAATTCGAGATTTATCCTTCTTGCACTGGTCTTATGCATCATAGCTTTCCTGTATTTTAAAAAACAGGATACAGGAAAGAAAATATGGAAGTTTAACCTGATTCTGGGCATCCTGTTCCTGGCCGGTCAGCTTATTTTTATGCTGATCATGCTCCGCACAGCTACCAGGTATGATGCAAAGGTCTCAGTTATTACAAGCCTTAAAGGCTATGAGAAACCTATCAGGCCTAATGAAACCCACCATTACCTGACGATCTACAATGAAAAGCAGCTTTTTGATGTGTACCGTCCGGCCAATCCTTCAGGAAAACCTACGATTCCGGTTGTGCTGGTTCACGGAGGGGCCTTTATCGAAGGGAAGCGGGACCAACTCGGATATGCGGCCAACTGGTTTACGCAAAGGGGCTATACTTCTTTCGGGATTGAATACCCTCTGGCAAAAAAAGACCGCCAGACATATGAAAGTGCAGTTAATTCCGTAGCCACCTGCATGAGTTACATCAGGAAACATGCTCAGCAGTTCAATATCGATCCTTCAAAAATGATCCTTGTGGGCGGTTCTGCGGGAGGAGGGCTTGTGATGCAGGCTGATATAGGCTTACGGGACGGTGTTGTCCATTCCTATGACGGAAGCCGGGTAGCTCCGCCAGCTGCTGTTATTGCGCTGTACCCGCCGGTCAGCCTTTCAGATCTGTACCAGAAACTCCGGGAAGGAAAAACCGTAGACCTGTATGACCCGATGAATAAGTATATGGGAGGAAGTCCTGCCCAGTTTCCGGAGCGCTTCCGGCAGCTGAACCTTATTGACCATCTTTCAGAAGGGATTTCTCCTACACTGATCCTGACCGGTGAAATTGACCATGTAGTGAATGTAGAAGCGATAAGGAATTTCGTGAAGAAATCCAGGGAACTGAAACTTCCGGTCACATATGTGGAAATGCCTTACGGAGAGCATGCCTATGATGCCAACCCGAACTCCATTGCGGGACAGATGACCTGGGCGGAGATAACAGCTTTCCTTAAACGGAATCACCTGGCAGAATAA
- a CDS encoding long-chain-fatty-acid--CoA ligase — protein MLNLSFLVEQSAKRNPERHALSSGVTTLTYEVFHKKICQVAHALAKKGIGHGDKVALLCPNIPQFAVIFFGILKTGASVVPLSILMKADEISYHLSDSESILFFCFAGTPELPTGQFGKEGFDKTESCKHFIGIGPVSGDILSLDDFMKDEEESFECRMTSAEDTAVILYTSGTTGKPKGAELSHINLFSNAETCTGVVGSKEFEAQLVVLPLFHIFGLTVMMLAGIRKSLHLILLPKFEAKTVYQLIRTFNIRIFAGVPSMYWSLLNEEDSEENRNTIKGLRICISGGASLPGKIIDEFKGRFGVPIIEGYGMSEGSPVVTFNQLEVGVKAGSIGTPIWGVDVRIVDDEGNELPEGEKGELIFRGPNVMKSYYRRPEETAEVLKDGWLFSGDIAVKDHDGFFFIVDRKKELIIRGGMNVYPREVEELMIKHPDISLVAVVGHPDEKLGEEIKAFVVKKPGSTASESDIIAWTKQRIAAYKYPRIIEFIEELPLSATGKILKKLLKT, from the coding sequence ATGCTGAACCTATCATTTTTAGTGGAACAGAGTGCTAAAAGGAACCCCGAAAGACATGCCTTAAGTTCCGGGGTAACCACTTTAACCTATGAGGTCTTCCATAAAAAGATCTGCCAGGTAGCCCATGCACTGGCTAAGAAAGGCATTGGCCATGGGGATAAGGTCGCTCTTCTGTGCCCGAACATTCCTCAGTTTGCCGTGATTTTTTTCGGCATCCTGAAAACCGGTGCCTCCGTGGTGCCTCTGAGCATCCTGATGAAGGCAGATGAAATCAGCTACCATCTTTCAGATTCTGAAAGCATCCTGTTTTTCTGCTTTGCCGGAACACCTGAGCTGCCGACCGGACAGTTTGGTAAAGAAGGTTTTGATAAAACAGAAAGCTGTAAGCATTTTATAGGCATCGGGCCTGTTTCAGGTGATATCCTCAGCCTAGATGACTTCATGAAGGATGAGGAAGAATCTTTTGAGTGCCGAATGACCTCCGCGGAAGATACGGCGGTGATCCTCTATACTTCCGGAACCACCGGCAAACCTAAAGGCGCAGAGCTGTCCCATATCAATCTGTTTTCCAATGCCGAAACCTGTACGGGAGTAGTAGGGTCCAAAGAATTTGAGGCCCAGCTGGTCGTACTTCCTCTGTTCCATATTTTCGGGCTAACCGTGATGATGCTTGCGGGCATCCGCAAATCCCTGCACCTTATCCTGCTTCCGAAATTCGAGGCTAAAACGGTTTACCAGCTTATCAGGACATTTAACATCCGGATCTTCGCCGGCGTGCCCTCCATGTACTGGTCTCTCCTGAATGAAGAGGATTCCGAAGAAAACAGGAATACCATTAAAGGACTCAGGATCTGCATCTCAGGCGGAGCTTCGCTTCCTGGAAAAATTATTGACGAATTCAAAGGCAGGTTCGGCGTTCCTATCATTGAAGGCTATGGCATGTCTGAGGGATCACCGGTCGTTACATTCAACCAGCTTGAAGTAGGTGTAAAAGCCGGTTCCATCGGCACCCCGATCTGGGGTGTGGACGTCAGGATCGTAGACGATGAAGGAAATGAGCTTCCGGAAGGTGAAAAGGGAGAGCTGATATTCCGGGGTCCCAATGTCATGAAATCGTATTACAGGAGGCCTGAGGAAACCGCCGAAGTTCTGAAAGACGGCTGGCTCTTTTCCGGAGATATAGCGGTAAAAGATCATGACGGGTTCTTTTTTATCGTCGACCGGAAAAAGGAATTGATCATCCGTGGCGGCATGAATGTATATCCGCGGGAAGTGGAAGAATTGATGATCAAGCATCCCGATATTTCCCTGGTAGCCGTAGTAGGCCATCCGGATGAAAAGCTGGGGGAAGAAATAAAGGCCTTTGTGGTAAAAAAGCCGGGAAGTACCGCTTCTGAAAGTGACATTATAGCATGGACCAAACAGAGGATTGCGGCATACAAATACCCCCGGATCATTGAGTTCATCGAAGAACTTCCCTTAAGTGCCACCGGGAAAATCCTTAAAAAACTTTTAAAAACATAA
- a CDS encoding TonB-dependent receptor domain-containing protein, translated as MKRTTQVLHSKISIALLFFTASATVLAQAQEQKKADTTKTANIDEVIVTGVFDKRTRMNAPVAISVLKSELIERQVPNSAADLLKNVPGVYVNSSLGEIRNNVSSRGISAGSADGTFAYEYISMQEDGLPVTNTTYFNYGPDFFLRADATITQIDAVRGGPASITAANAPGGIFNYISKTGGNKFSGEIRAKYGVQGADNSGFHRIDADFGGPLGDNWFYNIGGFYRYDLGARYPGYPFNNGGQVKANIMKKYNRGSVKVFLKYLNDHNGYAQLIPTRSYTDPEPAEGFSSSSSLLIPKLQYNSQDFIHGGNVDFNSGRLVGNQYRSVAVNWDHDLGNDWKLFLTSKYADNSVAQNSIGNTFVTSLTDNVPYALLMGTVGVGTYSFRDALTGQELASVNAGVGATGVTYNVTKNLLPGQNVQNNSIILSPLNFYENKVKESMSQLTINKKWRNMNFSFGGYYGYSDVWRFSGINGIALTTLENRPRMLTLDFTGGLLYPTASNPFNLIPGAFKVTNKDGFAQGAGSTGDLLEFRAKQQQGAAFFGHTWDITENLTVDWGVRYEKVWIKGDNTRTFLTNTATQNGTVSLQGGPDNNPYTIYDNNTLVRLTNVSYSRQIDNFSYSAAVNYKFNNKFAVYGRYSQGSKAPDLDIFFASNREETIGLLNPQSRKTQQAEMGLKAKTTYFDAFVTPFYSVLKNIPVGAMADNGAGGFYTTPTLYNENETWGVEVETNIKPSSHFTIRAVLTLQDPKVKKGFYWNLNKPGIADDQIVSYSGTTVAYTPKIIANITPNLTIGNAFAFVTWSYLGEREGSNTNIYKLPAFSQFDLGVGYNFTKNLSAIINVNNILNKYGVMSYQRPGSLVQQLAGFESFTQAEYDAAVANNTPYFTVAIPPTSGYLTVTYKF; from the coding sequence ATGAAGAGAACAACTCAAGTACTGCATTCTAAAATAAGCATTGCACTGCTTTTTTTTACTGCTTCTGCAACGGTACTGGCACAAGCACAAGAGCAGAAAAAGGCTGATACCACGAAAACAGCCAATATTGATGAAGTGATTGTCACCGGGGTATTCGATAAAAGGACGCGGATGAACGCCCCGGTCGCTATTTCGGTGCTGAAGAGCGAACTGATCGAACGCCAGGTTCCCAACAGTGCCGCGGACCTGCTGAAAAATGTTCCCGGAGTTTATGTGAACTCCTCCCTAGGCGAAATCCGGAATAATGTTTCCTCACGGGGGATTTCCGCAGGATCTGCAGACGGGACTTTCGCCTATGAATACATTTCTATGCAGGAAGACGGCCTCCCGGTTACCAATACCACTTATTTTAATTACGGCCCCGATTTTTTCCTGAGGGCAGATGCTACCATAACACAGATTGACGCCGTACGTGGCGGACCGGCTTCCATTACGGCTGCCAATGCGCCGGGGGGGATTTTCAATTACATATCTAAAACCGGCGGTAATAAATTCTCCGGTGAAATCCGGGCAAAGTATGGGGTACAGGGAGCTGACAATTCCGGTTTCCACAGGATCGATGCCGATTTCGGCGGACCGCTGGGAGACAACTGGTTCTACAATATCGGTGGATTCTACCGCTATGACCTGGGAGCCAGGTATCCCGGGTATCCTTTTAATAACGGAGGGCAGGTGAAAGCCAATATCATGAAGAAATATAACCGCGGCAGCGTCAAGGTATTCCTGAAATACCTGAATGACCATAACGGATATGCACAGCTCATCCCTACAAGAAGCTATACGGATCCTGAACCTGCGGAAGGTTTCAGCAGCAGTTCTTCGCTGTTGATCCCAAAACTGCAGTACAATTCACAGGATTTTATTCATGGCGGGAATGTGGATTTCAATTCCGGAAGACTGGTCGGGAACCAATACAGATCTGTGGCTGTTAACTGGGACCATGACCTTGGAAATGACTGGAAACTGTTCCTGACCAGCAAGTACGCCGATAACAGCGTAGCCCAGAACAGCATCGGGAATACCTTTGTTACTTCCCTTACGGATAACGTGCCTTATGCTTTGCTGATGGGAACTGTCGGAGTGGGAACTTATTCTTTCCGTGATGCCCTTACCGGCCAGGAGCTGGCTTCTGTGAATGCAGGAGTAGGTGCTACCGGTGTTACCTACAATGTGACCAAAAATCTGTTGCCCGGGCAAAATGTACAGAATAATTCCATCATCTTATCACCCCTGAACTTTTATGAGAATAAAGTAAAGGAATCCATGTCCCAGCTGACCATCAATAAGAAATGGAGGAATATGAATTTTTCTTTCGGAGGCTATTACGGTTATTCCGATGTCTGGAGGTTTTCCGGAATCAATGGGATTGCACTCACCACACTGGAAAACCGTCCGAGAATGCTGACACTGGATTTCACCGGCGGATTATTGTATCCTACCGCTTCCAATCCCTTTAACCTGATTCCCGGAGCCTTTAAGGTAACAAATAAGGATGGTTTCGCCCAGGGAGCGGGAAGCACGGGAGATTTACTGGAATTCCGGGCAAAACAGCAACAGGGGGCCGCATTCTTCGGGCATACCTGGGATATTACCGAAAACCTGACGGTAGACTGGGGGGTACGCTATGAAAAAGTATGGATCAAAGGAGACAACACACGAACTTTCCTGACCAATACGGCAACACAGAACGGAACAGTATCCCTGCAAGGCGGACCTGATAATAATCCATATACTATTTACGACAACAATACCCTGGTACGGCTCACCAATGTGAGCTACAGCCGTCAGATCGATAATTTTTCCTATTCTGCGGCCGTTAACTATAAGTTCAATAATAAGTTTGCCGTTTACGGCAGGTATTCCCAGGGAAGCAAAGCCCCGGATCTGGATATTTTCTTTGCCTCCAACAGGGAAGAAACCATCGGCTTGCTGAACCCGCAGTCCAGGAAAACCCAGCAGGCTGAGATGGGGCTGAAAGCAAAGACGACTTACTTTGATGCCTTCGTAACGCCATTCTATAGTGTTCTGAAAAATATCCCGGTAGGAGCTATGGCGGATAACGGTGCCGGAGGATTCTATACCACACCCACGCTATACAATGAAAATGAAACGTGGGGCGTGGAAGTGGAAACCAATATAAAACCCAGTTCCCATTTTACCATCCGTGCCGTGCTTACCCTGCAGGACCCTAAAGTAAAAAAAGGCTTCTACTGGAATCTCAACAAGCCGGGAATTGCCGACGACCAGATTGTTTCCTATTCCGGAACCACCGTTGCCTATACTCCGAAGATCATTGCCAACATCACCCCGAATCTCACGATAGGCAATGCTTTCGCATTCGTTACCTGGAGTTACCTCGGCGAAAGGGAGGGCAGCAATACCAATATTTATAAGTTGCCTGCATTTTCCCAGTTCGACCTCGGAGTAGGGTATAATTTTACGAAAAACCTGAGTGCTATTATCAACGTCAATAATATCCTGAATAAATACGGGGTAATGAGCTATCAGCGCCCGGGATCCCTGGTACAGCAGCTGGCAGGATTTGAAAGCTTTACGCAGGCGGAATACGATGCGGCGGTCGCGAACAATACGCCTTATTTCACTGTGGCGATTCCACCGACTTCGGGATACCTAACTGTTACTTACAAATTTTAA
- a CDS encoding prevent-host-death protein — protein MNYKFELKGPGSSSNIVFNTIVFDSFKINIIERYAGRPNALKLSHVLFKVRTLDDQLINRKDGNVRVKIKDENLVKYKDLIKKLYSYDYKNKLINRKEADQDYVYFILDLVIRNYQLS, from the coding sequence ATGAACTATAAGTTTGAATTAAAAGGGCCGGGATCTAGTTCTAACATTGTTTTTAATACTATTGTATTTGACTCATTCAAGATAAACATCATAGAAAGATATGCAGGGCGCCCCAACGCTCTGAAATTGTCTCACGTTCTCTTCAAAGTACGGACGCTGGACGATCAGCTGATTAACCGCAAAGACGGCAACGTAAGGGTGAAAATTAAGGATGAAAATCTGGTAAAGTATAAAGACCTGATCAAGAAACTGTACTCGTATGACTATAAAAATAAGCTGATCAACCGTAAGGAAGCAGATCAGGATTATGTCTATTTCATTCTGGACCTGGTTATCCGTAACTACCAGTTGAGTTAA
- a CDS encoding beta-glucosidase gives MRFSYISFIFVSTVSVAVSAQQSQLGKTAVKDVVRSMSIEEKARLLVGTGMPGWVGLTKLPDPPKMKVPGSAGKNQAFPKYHIPELILADGPAGLRIRPERDGSTQKYYATAFPVATALASSWNPELVKEIGYAIGNETKEYGVDLLLAPGMNIQRNPLNGRNFEYFSEDPLISGTMASAYVNGVQSNGVGATLKHFAANNQESNRFGVNEHISQRALREIYLKGFEIAVKNAQPWAIMTSYNKINGVYASENKDLLTGILRDEWKFNGLVMTDWFGGYGSEDEVRANKVSDVAAQINAGNDWLMPGTPQQIEEVIRQAKSGKLTQSAMDESAGRILKIIVQSPVFGNYRYSDHPDLKAHAQIARQAATESMVLLENKNNSLPVKLNGKKIALFGNTSYNFISGGTGSGDVNEAYVISLMEGLKNKGSEIDRRLSVKYLPYIRREDSLQIERRKREGGLSKYIRIREMDFSDQEIVKASEENDFAIFTIGRNAGESGDRPVSDFYLQDDEKSMIEKISRAFHGKNKKFIIIMNIGGVIETQSWKDLADAVLLSWQPGQEAGDAVAEILSGKVNPSGKLAQTFPRDYKDVPSAGSFPGTPADFPLNSVYNEGIYVGYRYYDTFHVPVAYPFGYGLSYSSFAFSGLETKDDPAAKMLRVSFTVTNTGKVQGKEVAQVYISAPKGSLDHPLQELKSFVKTENLQPGKSQSFSMSIPYYDLSSFNSVTSSWEMAPGNYEVRLGNSSQNIVLKKSLRISVSEVILKTGNLMKPDVKFQEIKN, from the coding sequence ATGCGTTTCTCATATATCAGTTTTATTTTTGTTTCAACGGTATCCGTTGCAGTTTCTGCCCAACAGTCACAGTTGGGCAAAACTGCTGTTAAAGATGTCGTTCGCTCAATGAGCATTGAAGAAAAAGCCAGGCTTTTGGTGGGAACCGGCATGCCGGGATGGGTAGGACTCACTAAACTACCTGATCCCCCGAAAATGAAAGTCCCCGGAAGTGCGGGCAAGAACCAGGCATTCCCAAAATACCATATTCCCGAACTGATTCTGGCGGACGGTCCGGCCGGGCTCCGCATCCGGCCGGAGCGGGACGGCAGTACCCAAAAATATTATGCCACCGCTTTTCCTGTTGCTACGGCACTGGCGAGCAGCTGGAATCCGGAACTCGTTAAGGAAATAGGCTATGCCATAGGCAACGAGACCAAAGAATACGGCGTAGACCTGCTTCTTGCTCCGGGAATGAATATCCAGCGAAATCCGCTGAATGGCCGGAACTTTGAGTATTTTTCCGAAGATCCGCTCATAAGCGGAACGATGGCTTCGGCTTATGTCAACGGCGTTCAGAGCAATGGAGTGGGGGCAACCCTGAAGCATTTTGCAGCCAACAACCAGGAAAGCAACCGTTTTGGGGTAAATGAACATATCTCGCAGCGGGCGTTGCGGGAAATCTACCTTAAAGGTTTTGAAATCGCGGTTAAAAATGCGCAGCCATGGGCCATAATGACATCCTACAATAAAATCAACGGCGTATATGCGTCTGAGAATAAAGATCTGCTGACCGGTATTTTAAGGGACGAGTGGAAGTTTAATGGCCTGGTGATGACCGACTGGTTCGGGGGGTATGGAAGCGAAGATGAGGTGCGTGCCAACAAGGTTTCTGATGTGGCTGCACAGATCAATGCCGGAAACGACTGGCTGATGCCGGGAACGCCGCAACAGATTGAGGAAGTTATTCGGCAGGCAAAATCCGGAAAACTTACACAATCTGCCATGGATGAGAGTGCCGGACGTATTTTGAAAATTATTGTTCAGTCACCGGTTTTCGGGAATTACCGCTATTCTGACCATCCTGACCTGAAAGCCCATGCGCAGATTGCCCGGCAGGCCGCAACAGAAAGTATGGTATTGCTCGAAAATAAAAACAACAGCCTTCCGGTGAAGCTCAACGGAAAGAAAATTGCGCTTTTCGGAAATACCTCTTATAATTTTATTTCCGGCGGTACCGGAAGCGGAGACGTAAACGAGGCTTATGTTATTTCATTAATGGAAGGCCTGAAAAATAAAGGTTCTGAAATAGATCGCCGGCTTTCCGTTAAGTATCTTCCTTATATCAGGCGGGAAGACAGTCTTCAGATCGAAAGGAGGAAACGTGAAGGCGGCCTTTCAAAATATATCAGGATCCGGGAAATGGATTTTTCCGACCAGGAAATCGTTAAGGCGTCAGAGGAAAATGATTTCGCCATATTCACCATTGGCAGGAATGCCGGCGAAAGCGGTGACCGTCCTGTATCTGACTTTTACCTTCAGGATGATGAAAAATCAATGATTGAAAAAATCAGCCGGGCTTTTCACGGAAAGAACAAGAAATTCATCATCATTATGAATATCGGAGGCGTCATCGAAACCCAAAGCTGGAAAGACCTTGCCGATGCAGTGTTGCTGTCCTGGCAACCCGGTCAGGAGGCAGGGGATGCCGTAGCGGAAATCCTCTCCGGCAAAGTGAACCCGTCCGGAAAACTCGCCCAGACCTTTCCAAGAGATTATAAAGATGTGCCCTCTGCCGGATCTTTTCCTGGAACTCCTGCGGATTTTCCGTTAAATTCTGTTTATAATGAAGGCATTTACGTGGGGTACAGGTATTATGATACATTCCATGTCCCTGTTGCTTATCCGTTTGGGTACGGCTTATCGTATTCGAGTTTTGCCTTTTCGGGACTGGAAACAAAAGATGACCCTGCCGCAAAAATGCTGCGTGTCAGTTTTACTGTGACCAATACCGGAAAAGTTCAGGGAAAAGAGGTTGCGCAAGTGTATATCTCTGCTCCGAAAGGAAGTCTTGACCATCCGCTCCAGGAACTTAAGTCTTTTGTGAAGACCGAAAACCTTCAACCCGGTAAGTCGCAGTCTTTCTCTATGAGCATCCCATATTATGATCTGTCTTCCTTTAATTCCGTAACTTCATCCTGGGAAATGGCCCCCGGAAATTATGAGGTAAGGCTCGGAAATTCATCGCAGAATATAGTCCTGAAAAAAAGTCTCCGTATTTCCGTTTCGGAAGTTATCCTTAAAACCGGAAACCTCATGAAGCCTGATGTAAAATTTCAGGAAATCAAAAATTAA
- a CDS encoding alpha/beta hydrolase family protein, protein MPIKKIRTFPELLDDVDHVVKYLSDHSKEWNTRSSGFSITGGSSGAHVSMMYAYTKNPDIKTIIERCGPVDFTDVETLKYVKAANLFEVLDKMSGNTTVWNPGDAIPAAYAKTSPVAYVNKIPIMIIHGDKDEVVPIPQAYILEKALKAKGTPYKLVVVPGAGHQIEKKPADQQTVFTDMAVWLNKYGIN, encoded by the coding sequence ATGCCAATAAAGAAGATACGCACCTTTCCGGAGCTCCTGGATGATGTGGACCATGTGGTAAAATACCTTTCCGATCATTCAAAAGAATGGAATACCCGCAGCAGCGGCTTCTCCATTACCGGAGGAAGCTCCGGAGCTCATGTTTCAATGATGTATGCATATACGAAAAACCCGGACATCAAGACGATTATAGAACGTTGCGGGCCGGTAGATTTCACCGATGTCGAAACCCTAAAATATGTTAAGGCTGCCAATCTTTTTGAAGTCCTGGATAAAATGTCAGGGAATACTACCGTATGGAATCCAGGAGATGCAATTCCGGCTGCCTATGCCAAAACAAGCCCTGTAGCCTACGTGAACAAAATCCCGATAATGATCATCCATGGGGACAAAGATGAGGTAGTGCCAATCCCGCAGGCCTATATCCTTGAAAAAGCACTGAAAGCCAAGGGTACCCCTTACAAGCTGGTGGTAGTTCCCGGTGCCGGCCATCAAATCGAGAAAAAACCTGCAGACCAGCAGACGGTGTTCACGGACATGGCTGTCTGGTTAAATAAATATGGAATCAACTAA